In a single window of the Streptomyces sp. HUAS ZL42 genome:
- a CDS encoding NUDIX domain-containing protein, with translation MPYDPSAFPPFAVTVDLVVLTVRRHALCALAVRRGEPPFQGRWALPGGFVRADEDLAQAAARELAEETGLRAHDPAAPAQGNGAHLEQLATYGDPKRDPRMRVVSVAHLALAPDLPAPRAGGDASNARWAPVEELLQQAGYGRDGEPVAPLAFDHAQILADGVERARSKIEYSSLATAFCPTEFTVGELRRVYEAVWGVALDPRNFHRKVTGTPGFLVPTGGTTTRQGGRPAQLFRAGGATLLNPPMLRPEV, from the coding sequence ATGCCCTACGACCCGTCAGCCTTTCCGCCCTTCGCTGTCACCGTGGATCTGGTCGTGCTGACCGTGCGCCGCCATGCCCTGTGCGCGCTGGCGGTGCGCAGGGGTGAGCCGCCCTTCCAGGGGCGGTGGGCGCTGCCCGGCGGATTCGTACGGGCCGACGAGGACCTGGCGCAGGCCGCGGCACGCGAACTCGCCGAGGAGACCGGGCTGCGCGCGCACGACCCTGCCGCCCCCGCCCAGGGCAACGGCGCCCACCTCGAGCAACTCGCCACGTACGGCGACCCCAAGCGCGACCCCCGGATGCGCGTGGTCAGCGTCGCCCATCTCGCGCTCGCCCCGGACCTGCCCGCGCCCCGCGCCGGCGGCGACGCCAGCAACGCGCGCTGGGCGCCGGTCGAGGAACTGCTGCAGCAGGCCGGTTACGGCCGCGACGGCGAACCGGTCGCGCCCCTTGCCTTCGACCATGCGCAGATCCTGGCGGACGGGGTGGAGCGCGCTCGTTCCAAGATCGAGTATTCGTCGCTGGCCACGGCGTTCTGCCCCACCGAGTTCACGGTCGGCGAGCTGCGTCGCGTCTACGAGGCGGTGTGGGGTGTGGCCCTCGACCCCCGCAACTTCCATCGCAAGGTGACGGGCACGCCGGGCTTCCTGGTCCCCACCGGCGGTACCACCACCCGCCAGGGCGGCCGTCCGGCCCAGCTCTTCCGGGCCGGCGGGGCGACCCTGCTCAATCCTCCGATGCTGCGCCCCGAAGTGTGA
- a CDS encoding ATP-binding cassette domain-containing protein, translated as MIQAFGLTSKPRKELPPAVDDVSFEAHAGRVTALLGVPGAGKTTALRLMLELQRGRGMTYFRGRPLHRIAHPSREVGVLLGDVPGHPARTVRGHLRLLCAAAGVPARRADEVLEVVGLVSLRDERLGTLSRGMDRRLGLACSLLADPHTLVLDEPAHGLSTRESRWLYGMLRAHADQGGTVLLTTADPKEAARTADRVVTLERGRLVADQEVADFARTRLRPRVAVRTPHAARLAALLTKEARTARRSVEVVAEGGSRLSVYGSTCAAVGETAFRHGILVHQIADEIGDMGPGAEEAAPGEPHCTAELSSVDGQQLGRAVGDDAPAAEDAASPHTPAATAEGVTAGDPHSSSAYARDEVAEQASSTTGAASTEDVLSAEAHTTTQPRPPAEADATEGRSPTEIGDIAPPKPAEAGDITSHRPTEADALDPAPTTSVRTFDDTRTSATPGSHSAASTLRRAEVRSDVPSPLPPPISVRSAPSPLRPLRYEIRRAAGISTGFVTGAAVLVTSALTTLLLARIGHTPQPRLLAAWPQALPLPPAALGAGLLGALAFGDEFRHPALAVDRGTVPRRLGLLTAKLLVAGATALLLAVLTVGCDAEVLYLLYGRELTQVPADWLSQSASWIGLVVGCAWAGVLAAGLFRSTTAGLAAVVAVPIVVVPVVQRLAQGPSVRDAAGLPMRLREVLLLQWPFGGDRYLVAAAKLIAQPVGSALTLSLTALLCAFLLTTLRSRVR; from the coding sequence GTGATCCAGGCCTTCGGACTGACCAGCAAACCCCGCAAGGAGCTTCCGCCCGCCGTCGACGACGTCTCCTTCGAGGCGCACGCCGGCCGTGTCACCGCGCTGCTGGGAGTGCCCGGCGCGGGCAAGACAACGGCACTGAGACTCATGCTCGAACTCCAACGGGGCCGTGGCATGACCTACTTCAGGGGCCGCCCCCTGCACCGCATCGCCCATCCGTCACGTGAGGTCGGGGTCCTGCTGGGCGACGTGCCCGGTCACCCGGCTCGTACCGTGCGTGGCCATCTCCGCCTGCTCTGCGCCGCTGCGGGCGTTCCGGCACGCCGTGCCGACGAAGTCCTCGAGGTGGTCGGGCTCGTCAGTCTGCGCGACGAACGCCTCGGCACGCTCTCACGTGGCATGGACCGCCGCCTCGGTCTGGCCTGTTCCCTGCTTGCCGATCCGCACACCCTCGTGCTCGACGAGCCGGCCCACGGTCTCTCCACCCGCGAAAGCCGTTGGCTGTACGGCATGCTGCGCGCACACGCGGACCAGGGCGGCACGGTTCTGCTGACCACAGCCGACCCCAAGGAGGCCGCCCGTACCGCTGACCGGGTCGTCACCCTGGAACGGGGCAGACTCGTCGCCGACCAGGAGGTCGCCGACTTCGCCCGCACACGGCTGCGTCCTCGCGTCGCCGTCCGCACCCCGCACGCCGCCCGCCTGGCCGCCCTGCTCACCAAGGAGGCACGTACCGCCCGCCGCTCTGTCGAGGTCGTGGCGGAGGGTGGCAGCCGGCTCTCCGTGTACGGCAGTACCTGCGCCGCCGTGGGCGAAACCGCGTTCCGCCACGGCATCCTCGTCCACCAAATCGCCGACGAGATCGGCGACATGGGACCGGGCGCGGAGGAGGCAGCCCCGGGTGAGCCTCACTGCACGGCAGAGTTGAGCTCAGTCGACGGGCAACAGCTCGGACGCGCTGTCGGCGACGATGCGCCTGCGGCTGAGGACGCGGCGTCGCCGCACACGCCCGCAGCGACTGCCGAGGGCGTCACGGCAGGTGATCCCCACAGCTCATCCGCGTACGCGCGCGATGAGGTCGCCGAACAGGCGTCCTCCACGACGGGCGCCGCATCCACGGAGGACGTGCTCTCCGCCGAGGCGCACACCACCACCCAGCCACGCCCGCCCGCCGAAGCCGACGCCACAGAAGGCCGTTCACCCACCGAGATCGGCGACATCGCCCCACCGAAGCCCGCCGAAGCAGGAGACATCACATCCCACCGGCCGACCGAAGCCGACGCCCTCGATCCGGCTCCGACCACCTCGGTCCGCACCTTCGACGACACCCGAACCTCCGCGACCCCCGGCTCACACTCCGCGGCCTCGACCCTCCGTCGGGCCGAAGTCCGCTCCGACGTCCCGTCCCCTCTCCCACCTCCCATCTCCGTCCGCTCCGCCCCCAGCCCCCTGCGCCCCCTCCGCTACGAAATCCGCCGTGCCGCCGGAATCAGCACCGGGTTCGTCACGGGTGCCGCCGTGCTTGTCACCTCGGCTCTCACCACCCTGCTCCTGGCCCGCATCGGCCACACCCCGCAGCCCCGGCTGCTGGCCGCCTGGCCACAGGCGCTGCCTCTGCCGCCTGCGGCCCTCGGTGCGGGACTGCTCGGCGCCCTCGCCTTCGGCGACGAGTTCCGCCACCCCGCCCTGGCCGTGGACCGCGGCACAGTGCCCCGCCGGCTGGGGCTGCTCACCGCGAAGCTTCTCGTCGCCGGCGCCACCGCTCTGCTGCTGGCCGTGCTCACGGTGGGCTGCGACGCCGAAGTGCTCTATCTCCTGTACGGACGGGAGCTCACGCAGGTTCCCGCGGACTGGCTCTCGCAGAGCGCGAGTTGGATCGGCCTGGTGGTGGGGTGCGCCTGGGCCGGAGTCCTGGCCGCCGGCCTCTTCCGGTCCACCACTGCGGGGCTCGCGGCGGTGGTCGCCGTGCCGATCGTCGTCGTACCCGTCGTGCAAAGGCTCGCGCAGGGTCCGTCCGTACGGGACGCGGCCGGGCTTCCGATGCGGCTGCGGGAGGTGCTCCTCCTGCAGTGGCCCTTCGGGGGAGACCGCTATCTGGTCGCTGCGGCGAAGCTGATCGCCCAACCCGTGGGCAGTGCGCTGACGTTGTCGCTTACCGCTCTCCTGTGCGCATTTCTGCTCACGACCCTGCGCAGCAGGGTCCGATGA
- a CDS encoding DUF4192 domain-containing protein, which yields MTNHGETTGSFENGEIAGYERSGSRDTHETYDAAAGSHQVTLRTPAELADALPYLLGYRPEDSIVLVALHDRGGKGRFGGRARLGIPANRDDWESAARQLAQGLVAGSERRGSRPEQIVVFLCQEPAKGESGRQVRERLAPLAHELRLACGVLDVPVIEALCISEGRFWSYCCGSEGCCPAEGAPMGLPGTSVLAAAATYAGIQVRGTLRELRARLLPQETAAALEQEVALDTAGMALVPRILDDASRVAVTEETVALAERVMRRFAEAAPVSGALMADSRDDELLGHDEAARLILGLQDRTTRDRAAEWMEGDEAGPALRLWRALARRCVGPYGEHAAAPLTLAGWVAWSTGDDLEAREALAMALGADPDYLFARLLHQACNEGLDPESVRRCLRSERGGRGRPAGEGSGGADERTGSSEGAEGSDASDGGERSVPRDAAPEPAALPALEAPARRRRRARPAGATGEGAVPGMNARPRARAAGGTRPRGSGKGVVRRHSGDSGGAGAASHDGGREG from the coding sequence ATGACGAATCACGGCGAAACCACTGGATCCTTCGAGAACGGCGAGATTGCCGGATACGAGAGGAGCGGATCCCGCGACACACATGAGACGTACGACGCGGCGGCCGGCAGTCATCAGGTCACCTTGCGCACCCCGGCCGAACTGGCCGACGCCCTGCCCTATCTGCTCGGGTACCGCCCGGAGGACAGCATCGTCCTCGTCGCCCTTCATGACAGGGGCGGCAAGGGGAGGTTCGGCGGACGCGCCCGGCTCGGCATCCCCGCCAACCGGGACGACTGGGAGTCCGCGGCCCGGCAGCTGGCACAAGGGCTGGTGGCGGGCAGTGAACGCAGGGGCTCGCGGCCCGAGCAGATCGTCGTCTTCCTCTGTCAGGAACCCGCGAAGGGAGAGTCTGGGCGGCAGGTCAGGGAACGGCTGGCACCACTGGCCCACGAGCTGCGCCTGGCGTGCGGTGTACTAGACGTACCCGTGATCGAGGCGCTGTGCATCTCCGAGGGGCGCTTCTGGTCGTACTGCTGCGGGAGCGAGGGCTGCTGTCCGGCCGAGGGCGCTCCGATGGGCCTGCCCGGAACCTCCGTGCTGGCCGCTGCGGCCACCTACGCCGGGATCCAGGTCCGCGGCACTCTCCGCGAGTTGCGGGCCAGGCTGCTTCCCCAGGAGACGGCCGCCGCACTCGAGCAGGAGGTCGCCCTGGACACCGCCGGAATGGCGCTGGTGCCCAGGATCCTCGACGATGCGAGTCGCGTGGCCGTGACCGAGGAGACGGTGGCACTGGCCGAGCGGGTCATGCGGCGCTTCGCCGAGGCGGCCCCGGTCTCCGGCGCGCTCATGGCCGACAGCCGTGACGACGAACTGCTCGGGCACGACGAAGCGGCGAGGCTGATCCTCGGCCTGCAGGACCGTACGACCCGCGACCGTGCGGCCGAGTGGATGGAGGGCGACGAAGCCGGACCCGCCCTGCGCCTGTGGCGGGCGCTGGCCCGCCGCTGCGTCGGTCCCTACGGAGAACACGCCGCGGCGCCCCTCACCCTCGCCGGATGGGTCGCCTGGTCGACCGGTGACGACCTCGAGGCCAGGGAAGCCCTGGCCATGGCGTTGGGCGCCGATCCCGACTATCTCTTCGCCCGCCTCCTGCATCAGGCCTGCAACGAGGGCCTCGACCCCGAATCCGTCCGCCGCTGCCTCCGCTCGGAGCGAGGGGGGCGTGGCCGTCCGGCGGGCGAGGGGTCCGGCGGTGCCGATGAGAGGACCGGCAGTTCGGAGGGCGCCGAGGGCTCCGACGCGAGTGACGGTGGGGAACGCTCGGTGCCGCGCGACGCCGCGCCCGAACCCGCTGCCCTTCCGGCACTCGAGGCACCGGCGCGTCGCCGCCGACGTGCACGTCCTGCCGGGGCCACCGGGGAAGGAGCGGTGCCCGGCATGAATGCCCGTCCTCGTGCGCGGGCGGCGGGAGGTACGCGTCCGCGCGGCTCAGGGAAAGGAGTCGTACGACGCCACAGCGGCGATTCCGGAGGGGCGGGCGCTGCGAGCCATGACGGCGGCAGGGAGGGATGA
- a CDS encoding RecQ family ATP-dependent DNA helicase, translated as MEHTSNADLRAAADAVLARLVGDVTGTARLREDQWRAIEALVADKRRALVVQRTGWGKSAVYFVATSLLRAQGAGPTVIVSPLLALMRNQVEAAARAGIHARTINSSNTEEWDTIQGEITAGEVDVLLVSPERLNNPDFRDQVLPRLAAATGLLVVDEAHCISDWGHDFRPDYRRLRTMLTDLAPGVPVLATTATANARVTADVAEQLGTGGTSDALVLRGSLDRESLSLGVLRLPDAAHRMAWLADHLDDLPGSGIIYTLTVAAAEEVTAFLRQRGHTVAAYTGKTENAERQQAEDDLLANKVKALVATSALGMGFDKPDLGFVVHLGSPSSPIAYYQQVGRAGRGVEHAEVLLLPGKEDEAIWEYFASLAFPPEDLVRRTLDVLAHADGPVSLPALEPLVELRRSRLETMLKVLDVDGAVRRVKGGWIATGQPWSYESERYEWVARQRKAEQQSMREYASTAGCRMEFLQRQLDDEGARPCGRCDNCVGARFTAATSTAALDAARVDLGRAGVEVEPRRMWPTGLPAIGVGLKGRIPAGEQAASGRALGRLSDIGWGNRLRPMFTPQAPDGPVPDDVAKAVVRVLADWAKGPGGWASGAADAQPRPIGVVTVASRTRPQLINSLGARIADIGRLPLLGTVEHSGDASRASRSNSAQRLKALDGALSVPPGLASALAENRGPVLLVDDYTETGWTLAVAARMLRQAGAQGVLPLVLAVQG; from the coding sequence ATGGAGCACACGAGCAACGCGGATCTCCGGGCAGCCGCCGATGCGGTCCTCGCCCGCCTCGTCGGGGACGTCACGGGCACGGCACGGCTGCGAGAGGACCAGTGGCGGGCGATCGAGGCTCTGGTCGCCGACAAGCGCCGGGCACTCGTCGTCCAGCGCACCGGATGGGGCAAGTCCGCGGTCTACTTCGTGGCGACCTCGCTCCTGCGCGCCCAGGGCGCAGGGCCCACGGTGATCGTCTCCCCGTTGCTCGCGCTGATGCGCAACCAGGTCGAGGCCGCGGCCCGGGCCGGCATCCATGCCCGGACCATCAACTCCTCGAACACCGAGGAGTGGGACACGATCCAGGGAGAGATCACCGCGGGCGAGGTCGACGTCCTGCTCGTGAGCCCGGAGCGCCTCAACAATCCCGACTTCCGGGACCAGGTGCTGCCCAGGCTGGCCGCCGCGACCGGCCTCCTCGTGGTGGACGAGGCCCACTGCATCTCCGACTGGGGCCACGACTTCCGTCCCGACTACCGGCGGCTGCGGACCATGCTCACCGACCTTGCGCCGGGCGTTCCCGTCCTGGCCACCACCGCCACCGCCAACGCGCGCGTGACGGCCGATGTCGCGGAACAGCTCGGCACCGGGGGTACGTCGGACGCGCTGGTGCTGCGCGGCTCGCTGGACCGGGAGAGCCTGAGCCTGGGTGTGCTGCGGCTTCCGGACGCCGCGCACCGGATGGCCTGGCTCGCCGACCATCTCGACGACCTGCCGGGCTCCGGAATCATCTACACGCTCACCGTGGCCGCCGCCGAGGAGGTCACCGCCTTCCTGCGGCAACGCGGGCACACCGTCGCCGCGTACACCGGCAAGACGGAGAACGCCGAGCGGCAACAGGCCGAGGACGACCTGCTCGCCAACAAGGTCAAGGCGCTGGTCGCCACCTCCGCCCTCGGCATGGGTTTCGACAAGCCCGACCTCGGGTTCGTCGTGCATCTCGGCTCGCCGTCCTCCCCCATCGCCTACTACCAGCAGGTCGGCCGCGCCGGACGTGGCGTCGAGCACGCGGAGGTGCTCCTCCTTCCCGGGAAGGAGGACGAGGCGATCTGGGAGTACTTCGCCTCGCTCGCCTTCCCGCCCGAGGACCTTGTGCGCCGCACGCTGGACGTGCTCGCGCACGCGGACGGGCCCGTGTCGCTGCCCGCCCTCGAGCCCCTGGTGGAGCTGCGTCGCTCCCGGCTGGAGACCATGCTCAAGGTCCTCGATGTGGACGGCGCGGTCAGGCGGGTCAAGGGCGGCTGGATCGCCACCGGGCAGCCGTGGTCGTACGAGTCGGAGCGATACGAGTGGGTCGCGCGCCAGCGGAAGGCCGAACAGCAGTCGATGCGCGAGTACGCCTCGACGGCGGGCTGCCGCATGGAGTTCCTGCAGCGCCAACTGGACGACGAGGGCGCGAGGCCCTGCGGGCGCTGCGACAACTGCGTGGGCGCCCGTTTCACCGCGGCGACCTCCACGGCCGCTCTGGACGCCGCCCGGGTCGACCTCGGCCGGGCGGGTGTCGAAGTGGAACCCCGCCGCATGTGGCCGACGGGGCTTCCCGCAATCGGCGTCGGCCTCAAGGGACGCATTCCGGCGGGTGAACAGGCGGCGTCGGGGAGGGCGTTGGGGCGTCTGTCGGACATCGGCTGGGGCAACCGGCTGCGGCCGATGTTCACGCCGCAGGCACCTGACGGGCCCGTTCCGGACGATGTCGCGAAGGCCGTGGTGAGAGTACTGGCCGACTGGGCCAAGGGGCCCGGCGGCTGGGCCTCGGGAGCGGCGGACGCCCAGCCCCGCCCGATCGGCGTGGTCACCGTCGCCTCGCGCACGCGTCCCCAGCTGATCAATTCGCTGGGCGCGCGCATCGCGGACATCGGCCGGCTGCCGCTGCTGGGCACCGTGGAGCACTCCGGCGACGCCTCCCGGGCCTCCCGGAGCAACAGCGCCCAGCGTCTCAAGGCACTCGACGGGGCACTGAGCGTGCCGCCGGGACTCGCGTCGGCTCTCGCCGAGAACAGGGGCCCGGTCCTCCTCGTGGACGACTACACCGAGACGGGCTGGACCCTCGCGGTCGCGGCCCGAATGCTCCGACAGGCCGGTGCCCAGGGGGTGTTGCCCCTGGTCCTGGCCGTCCAGGGATGA